The genome window GTATGGTATGCATCAAGATTCAAAAGATTTAGGGAATAAAAGACCATTAGAAGACGTAAAAATAGGTTCTGATACTAAAAGACAAAAACTAGAATACACAGGAATTTTACCTATTGGTAAATCTAGCATTGAAGCTGTGATCAGGTCAGGATATTATGTAGATAAAACAAAACATGCTGAAACTTTATTTAAAGAAGAAGCTACTGTATTTCTCTCCCGTCCCCGTAGATTTGGTAAGTCTTTGTTTGTTAGCACATTAGAGGAAATAGCTAAAGGAAATAAAGAGCTATTTCAAGATTGTTACATCTATAATTCTGGTTATGATTGGAAGAAATATCCTGTCATTAGAGTGGACTTTTCAAATATTGATAATAATACTCCAGATATATTGAAAGAATCTCTTATAGATGTATTAGATGATATTGCTCTAAGCTACAATATAGATATAAAAGGGAATGCTATTAAAACAAGATTTAGACGACTTATTGAAGCACTTTCGAGTTTAAATGGTGATTATGATAATAAAATAGTTATTTTAGTAGATGAATACGATGCACCATTTATTAATCAATCAGATCCGATTATAAAAGAAGGTAATCGTTTGATTGTAAGGGAATTTTTAACTGTAATTAAAAGCCTTTCTTCTAAAGGTTTTATTAAGTTAGAATTTGTCACAGGTGTTAGTGCTTATTGTTTTAAAGAATGTCAGTCTGGTCCTAATAATCTAAAAGATATTACACTTAGTCCAAGTTATTCAGATATAGCCGGTTATAAGGAAAAAGAAGATTTGTTACAAGAA of Cardinium endosymbiont of Culicoides punctatus contains these proteins:
- a CDS encoding AAA family ATPase — encoded protein: MHQDSKDLGNKRPLEDVKIGSDTKRQKLEYTGILPIGKSSIEAVIRSGYYVDKTKHAETLFKEEATVFLSRPRRFGKSLFVSTLEEIAKGNKELFQDCYIYNSGYDWKKYPVIRVDFSNIDNNTPDILKESLIDVLDDIALSYNIDIKGNAIKTRFRRLIEALSSLNGDYDNKIVILVDEYDAPFINQSDPIIKEGNRLIVREFLTVIKSLSSKGFIKLEFVTGVSAYCFKECQSGPNNLKDITLSPSYSDIAGYKEKEDLLQEDSPYYKRIKQLAEEQKLDPVRIVSYMRSKYNGYKFATHKDTVAVYNPWSTLRFLEDGKLNNYWYNSGTPTFLTKRADDSYFDIDFSQNIITTEYKLTSPKENELSMIGKMFQSGYLTIDKYEPPLNQGELPSDTKPLLVKFPNDEVRESFKDSLYEELNETVK